The Paenibacillus uliginis N3/975 genome has a window encoding:
- a CDS encoding MauE/DoxX family redox-associated membrane protein, with amino-acid sequence MDINLVVSVALATLLLYSSIAKTLSYQDFKTTIQQLKFPLYFTWLVVAVEGIIAVLLVLDFTQQIGHFAAMLLFLSFYVVAGLAIYKKLNISCNCFGKSSEEKLGWGTIWKVTPLLLLALIGLSVDRSLALTSMNLTEMISCVGLTVGILNMYFMLKNRKLLLEGGS; translated from the coding sequence ATGGACATTAACTTGGTTGTGTCAGTTGCTTTAGCTACCCTATTGTTATACTCCTCTATCGCCAAAACTTTGTCTTACCAAGATTTCAAAACGACTATACAACAACTGAAGTTTCCGTTGTATTTCACTTGGCTGGTTGTAGCGGTGGAGGGGATTATCGCAGTGCTACTTGTTTTGGATTTCACTCAGCAGATTGGTCATTTCGCCGCAATGTTGTTGTTCCTGTCTTTCTATGTGGTTGCGGGCTTGGCTATTTATAAGAAATTGAATATAAGTTGTAACTGCTTTGGGAAATCAAGTGAAGAAAAGCTAGGATGGGGAACGATTTGGAAGGTCACACCGCTCTTGTTATTAGCATTGATCGGACTTTCGGTTGATCGCTCACTAGCCCTAACTTCTATGAATCTGACAGAGATGATTAGTTGCGTTGGACTAACAGTTGGGATATTGAATATGTACTTCATGTTGAAAAATAGAAAACTACTATTAGAGGGAGGCTCATAA
- a CDS encoding TlpA family protein disulfide reductase: MNLFNLSYAFLWAIIALQSYFIIQFGRKLQAAKSTADAGPGLIEEDHGLPKRALFPQFQFESVNKGLIDLKQLGKQKHGFLIAFTDAKCTSCKELYPVLERFHQQSPQFQSLILMVGQEPDVVEIINQYGLTVPVMPIDSPTSFQTGIFPFVYYLSPKGEVIAKSVVQYREQLNALLQQTVVPKAS; encoded by the coding sequence ATGAATCTGTTCAATCTATCCTATGCATTTCTATGGGCAATTATTGCTCTGCAGTCCTACTTTATTATTCAATTTGGACGAAAATTACAAGCCGCAAAAAGCACAGCGGATGCTGGGCCCGGCCTTATTGAAGAAGATCACGGACTTCCCAAAAGAGCATTGTTTCCTCAGTTCCAATTCGAAAGCGTTAACAAAGGCTTGATTGATTTAAAACAACTCGGCAAACAAAAACATGGATTCTTGATAGCTTTTACAGATGCAAAGTGCACTTCTTGCAAAGAACTATATCCTGTCCTGGAGAGGTTCCACCAGCAGAGCCCTCAATTTCAATCGCTTATTCTGATGGTTGGTCAAGAACCCGATGTAGTAGAGATCATCAATCAGTATGGACTGACGGTTCCAGTTATGCCAATCGACTCTCCGACATCCTTCCAGACTGGCATCTTTCCTTTTGTCTATTATTTATCTCCTAAAGGAGAGGTTATTGCCAAAAGTGTGGTGCAGTACAGGGAACAACTGAACGCATTGCTTCAACAAACCGTCGTCCCTAAAGCATCATAA